One part of the Bdellovibrio sp. KM01 genome encodes these proteins:
- a CDS encoding VWA domain-containing protein, which translates to MINQIARKSVVVASALTMLAGCGKSGGTYSILADSDSYKQEAVYVPKKIDILWVIDNSGSMKTSQDNLAANFQSFISRFNQNNSDFHMAVGTTDAWEKQFNSNSLKARLRDGVDSTHSGVFVMDKNTPNLSNVFITNVKQGINGNGDERAFESIKQILQDPFNAGFRRPDATLAIIIVSDEEDFSQSVSTFSESYTNSKLYPVQNYIDFLDTYTGGTAGGRNYSVSNIAIQDTACRDQLKTDKFPTRYHEITNKTGGINGSLCSNFGTTLELISDSIIQLSSSFKLTREPIPESIVVTVDGTVVPQDSVNGWTYDAATLTITFHGSSVPNANSNVKINFDPKSIKI; encoded by the coding sequence ATGATCAATCAAATCGCTCGCAAATCAGTAGTAGTTGCTTCAGCGCTAACAATGCTAGCTGGTTGCGGAAAAAGTGGAGGAACATACTCGATCCTCGCTGATTCAGATTCGTATAAGCAGGAAGCTGTCTACGTTCCAAAGAAAATCGATATCCTTTGGGTGATCGACAACTCTGGTTCCATGAAAACATCTCAAGACAACTTGGCTGCGAACTTCCAGTCCTTCATCTCTCGCTTTAACCAAAACAACAGTGACTTCCACATGGCTGTGGGTACGACTGATGCTTGGGAAAAACAATTCAACTCAAACTCACTTAAAGCCAGACTTAGAGATGGTGTTGATTCCACTCACTCGGGTGTGTTTGTTATGGATAAAAACACTCCTAACCTAAGCAATGTCTTCATTACTAACGTAAAACAAGGCATCAATGGTAACGGTGACGAACGCGCTTTTGAAAGTATCAAACAGATTCTTCAAGATCCATTCAACGCTGGCTTCCGTCGTCCAGACGCAACACTTGCAATCATCATCGTATCTGACGAAGAGGACTTCTCTCAGTCAGTAAGCACTTTCAGCGAAAGCTACACGAACAGTAAATTGTATCCAGTACAAAACTACATCGACTTCTTGGATACTTATACGGGTGGTACAGCTGGTGGCAGAAACTATTCTGTTTCCAACATCGCGATCCAAGACACAGCTTGCCGCGACCAATTGAAAACTGACAAGTTCCCGACTCGTTACCATGAAATCACTAACAAAACTGGTGGTATCAACGGTTCCTTGTGCTCAAACTTCGGTACAACTCTTGAGTTGATCTCTGATTCAATCATCCAGTTGTCGAGCTCTTTCAAACTGACTCGCGAACCGATTCCAGAATCGATCGTTGTGACAGTTGATGGCACAGTGGTTCCACAAGACTCCGTTAACGGTTGGACTTATGATGCCGCAACTTTGACAATCACTTTCCACGGCAGCTCTGTACCGAACGCGAACTCTAACGTGAAAATCAACTTCGATCCGAAATCGATCAAGATCTAA